The following are encoded in a window of Musa acuminata AAA Group cultivar baxijiao unplaced genomic scaffold, Cavendish_Baxijiao_AAA HiC_scaffold_1048, whole genome shotgun sequence genomic DNA:
- the LOC135665771 gene encoding organic cation/carnitine transporter 1-like yields MDEFEELVVQSGEREPEARSAPRLELTVEEAIEEHVGSLGFAQLVHVFLVSLAWMFDAQNTLITIFSDAQPAWRCTPSSSSSCSSSSSSDGMCGLDRCAWEWVGGNKTSIIAEWGLVCDRRFRAGIPASFFFLGSLFGSAVHGRLADSYLGRKKTVFLSCLLTSITAFLTSLAPNIWVYALLRFSNGFARSGIGICCLVLATETVGRKWRGQVGQYGFFFFTIGFLSLPLIAYPARTSWRTIYKVISLLPLVYSILIIPFVSESPRWLAVKGRTGEALDVLTKFAKLNGNKLPGNLAISNPIDTNAGSATKPESLWSSRWATRRIATIMVTGFAVGFVYYGFQLNVENLNFNLYFTVGVNALMEIPAVFIGSVFLSFANRRTLFSSSAFVAGVSCILCILFTKKPTTRGGNFAQLSAESVGFMAASTVFDVLYVYCVELFPANVRNLAVSKLRQSLMLGAAIAPHLVSLGRLSPWISFLIFGGLSIFGGLMTIWLPETRNAPVCETLEQQEKQEKLSSVPITEMELLDSSN; encoded by the exons atggaCGAGTTCGAAGAACTGGTAGTCCAGTCCGGTGAGCGTGAACCGGAAGCCCGTTCGGCTCCGAGGTTGGAGCTCACCGTGGAGGAGGCCATCGAAGAGCACGTGGGGTCGCTGGGCTTCGCTCAACTGGTGCACGTCTTCCTCGTCTCCCTCGCATGGATGTTCGACGCACAGAACACACTGATCACCATATTCAGCGACGCCCAACCTGCTTGGAGATgcacaccttcttcttcttcttcgtgctCTTCGTCGAGCTCCTCGGACGGTATGTGCGGCCTCGATCGTTGTGCCTGGGAGTGGGTCGGAGGGAACAAAACCTCTATCATAGCAGAATGGGGCCTCGTGTGCGATCGAAGGTTCAGAGCTGGGATTCCTGcatccttcttcttcctcggtTCACTCTTTG GATCAGCAGTTCATGGCCGACTCGCTGACTCCTACCTCGGCCGCAAGAAGACGGTCTTCCTTTCGTGCCTCTTGACCTCCATCACTGCCTTCCTCACCTCCCTCGCCCCAAACATCTGGGTGTACGCGCTCCTGCGCTTCTCTAATGGCTTTGCTCGCTCCGGGATCGGTATCTGTTGCCTCGTCCTCGCCACCGAGACCGTGGGAAGGAAGTGGAGGGGTCAAGTCGGCCAgtacggcttcttcttcttcaccatcGGCTTCCTATCGCTTCCGCTCATCGCTTACCCGGCGAGGACCTCATGGAGGACCATTTACAAGGTCATCTCCCTTCTACCCCTCGTTTACTCCATCTTAATTATCCCCTTCGTCTCAGAGTCTCCAAGATGGCTCGCGGTCAAAGGAAGAACCGGAGAAGCGCTCGATGTCTTGACCAAGTTTGCCAAACTCAATGGGAATAAGCTACCTGGGAACTTAGCGATCTCCAATCCCATTGACACTAACGCCGGTAGCGCCACCAAACCTGAGAGTTTATGGTCATCAAGATGGGCAACACGAAGGATAGCCACGATCATGGTCACCGGCTTCGCCGTCGGGTTCGTCTACTACGGTTTTCAGCTCAACGTCGAAAATCTCAACTTCAATCTCTACTTCACCGTCGGCGTGAACGCGTTGATGGAGATCCCGGCGGTCTTTATAGGTAGCGTGTTCCTGAGCTTCGCGAACCGCCGCACCCTCTTCTCGTCCTCGGCGTTCGTGGCCGGCGTGTCGTGCATCCTCTGCATTCTGTTCACCAAGAAGCCGACGACGAGAGGAGGCAACTTCGCGCAGCTGAGCGCGGAGTCTGTTGGATTCATGGCCGCCTCGACGGTCTTCGACGTTTTGTACGTCTACTGCGTCGAGCTGTTCCCTGCCAACGTGAGAAACTTGGCCGTCTCCAAGCTTCGGCAGTCGCTGATGTTGGGTGCAGCGATAGCACCTCATCTGGTGTCTTTGGGGCGATTGAGCCCATGGATTTCCTTCCTCATATTCGGTGGACTCTCCATTTTCGGTGGGCTAATGACGATTTGGCTTCCGGAGACGAGGAATGCTCCAGTATGCGAGACCTTGGAGCAGCAGGAGAAACAGGAGAAGCTGAGCTCTGTACCTATCACAGAGATGGAGTTGTTGGATAGTAGCAACTGA